The segment GCCGCTGGCGCTCCCCCGGGCGCCGGCCCTGCCGCGCCGGAGATCCCGGCGCGGGCGCGCAGGTCGCGCGCCGCAGCTGGCACCGTCGCCGTCAGGCGCGTCGCCGCCACCGGAGCGATGGCGTTGCAGGTGACCCCGTAGCGGCCGAGGTCGCGCGCGACCACGCGCGTGAGCCCGGCGACGCCGGCCTTCGCCGCGCCGTAGTTCGCCTGCCCCGCGTTGCCGATCAGGCCCGAGGTCGACGAGAAGTTGACGATCCGCCCCCAGCGTTGCTGGCGCATCAGGATCGATGCCGGCTTGATCGTGCAGTACTGGCCCTTGAGGTGCACGGCGATGACGGCGTCCCACTCCTCCTCCGTCATGTTGAAGATCATGCGGTCGCGGAGGATGCCGGCGTTGTTCACGAGGATGTCTATGCGGCCGAAGTTGTCCAGGGCCGTCTTGATGATGTTCTCGCCGCCCTGGACAGAGGCGACGCTATCGAAGTTCGGGACTGCGGTCCCGCCCGCCTTCCTGATCTCCTCGACGACCTCCATGGCCGGCCCCTGGTCGACGCCCGTCCCGTCGGTGTTGCCGCCGAGGTCATTCACGACGACCTTGGCGCCTTCCTTGGCCATCAGTAGCGCGATGCCGCGGCCGATCCCGCGGCCCGCGCCGGTCACAACAGCTACCTTGCCTTCGAGCCATCCCCTAGGCATGGTCCCTCTCCTCCAGAGTCTGCGCTGCTTGCGCTCCGAATTTACCGCCGCCGCGGACGAGATGCTAGCCCATCGCCCGTAGCGTCGAACGAGCCTCGGCGGTCGAGGGGTTAGCTGGCCCGGCCGCCGCCCGCGCCGGTCCTGGGAGTATAGACCTCGCTTCCCGTCCAGCCGCGCAGGCGCCCCTCCGCCTTGGCCCGCTCACGCGCCAGTCGCCGCTCCTCCCCCAGCGCCCGGAGCTCATCGAGCTTATCGGAGTCGATGCGCATGTAGTTGTCGCGCCAGGAGTTGTCCTCGCTCCAGACGAAGGGCGTCTGCACTGTGGTCCGCGGCCGCCGGGCCGACTCCAGCAGCTCGAGCCCGATCCGGACGATCTCGCGCTGCATCGCCGCGTCCCACGGCTTCCCGCACGGGTTCCCGAGCGGGAAGTCCGTGAAGACGAAGCGCGGCACGCCGCACTGCTCGACCACGTCTCGCGCGGCCC is part of the Dehalococcoidia bacterium genome and harbors:
- a CDS encoding SDR family NAD(P)-dependent oxidoreductase, with the translated sequence MPRGWLEGKVAVVTGAGRGIGRGIALLMAKEGAKVVVNDLGGNTDGTGVDQGPAMEVVEEIRKAGGTAVPNFDSVASVQGGENIIKTALDNFGRIDILVNNAGILRDRMIFNMTEEEWDAVIAVHLKGQYCTIKPASILMRQQRWGRIVNFSSTSGLIGNAGQANYGAAKAGVAGLTRVVARDLGRYGVTCNAIAPVAATRLTATVPAAARDLRARAGISGAAGPAPGGAPAA